From the Chaetodon auriga isolate fChaAug3 chromosome 17, fChaAug3.hap1, whole genome shotgun sequence genome, the window TTATTCAGCCCTTTTTAAGTGTTTCTtttcctgcattcaaacatgttttttgttttttttttaactccttACTTATTCTTTCACtcaatgcatttttcattttcttcttttccaggtATAAAGATGCTGTGTAATGAATCAATGTGTACAAGCACCCAAAAGAGCAAATTGGCTATCAAAGGTGTGTGTCTTTAGAGCAGTTCACTTGAgtccaaaacatgttttttctttcagtaaTTCAATATTTTTGTAATTACATGTTTTTCAAGCTCTATGGATCCACTTAACACTTTTTCTTTAAGGGCCGAATGTGAACAAGACTTCAAATCAAGGCCTGCCAGGAAAGTGTGCCGTAGCACAGCCAAAAAGGAtgcagacaaagaggaagatgaagaaagtGAGTAATACTGTGTTCAAGGTAAACCTGCCTATTACCAAGCATTcagtgctgctggagaggaCGCCTTTCAGTCTGGACAACCTCCCTGTGTCATTGGACTTTGACACTGGATCATTTTCAGCTAACCACGCAGAACACACCTCAATGAGCGCAACCTCAGAACTTCAGCAGGACTTCTACACTGAAGAGGCAGATGCTGGCCAATGCATGGGACCACAAAGAAACTTTGTCAGTCATTATCAAGAGGTGGGTGGTTATTTCAGTGGCAGTGAGTACTTCAGCCAGCCTGAATGGGAAGATGGTTGGCAAAATGGCACGTGCGGTGTCCCACACTCAGGACTGGGCTTCCTATAACTCTTACTGTGGACGTGAGGAGGGTTGCACTGGGCAGTGGTACAATTTAACGTCACAGAGTAAAGCTGGAATAGGAGTGGATGTGacaagagaagagagacaggagatgAGTTCAGGCGCTGCTCAGTATGATTGCCAACAACAACCCCAAGATCAGTACATGGCAAAAGATCATGCAGGCTCCCCAACAGGCACTATGGGGCAGCATGGTTTGTATGGCGATTTGGCTCCTCATCTATATGCTGCCTGGATGAACATGCGTCCTCAATTTGGTGAGTGCCTTGCTCACAGTGGTGACATTGCACCAGAGCCTAGAGTACAGCTTCATCAGAGTGAACAGAGACAATGGCAAACATACATAGAGTTCACCAACGTCCACACAGCTCCACATAGTTATGTGACGCAACCTACGGCTCATCAAGCCATCCAAGTGAGCCATGGAGTGATGTCTGACCTCAACTATGATATCTAGACTATAACGAACCCTGAGTAATTATTTCCTTGTCCCTCTGTGTTATGGAGCCCACACTAATCTTAATGTCAGGGTCGTTGTTTGTCAGGTTTGATGAATTGAAGTTTAGAAGAAACAACTCCTGGTGAGATTTTGGAGCATGAAACTTAAATGGGCTTGATTTTTATAGCTTGTGTTGGTTCAGAGCAACAACAGAAATTCAAATCACTTCACATTCACTAAATATGTTCAACTACTAACACCTACATTGTATGTTTCTTTTGGACAATTATGTTACGTAGCTGTGCTTGAATAACTCCAAAGAAGACACTTCAAAATTCATTATGAGCAGGTTTTCTGTACTTTTGAGGGTAAATAAGGCACAGCTCAGTTACTTGCATGATTTTGACCTCTTTTGCTGATTTCGTGCACCATTGAAGATTGTATGTTTATGCTGTATAATAGAATGATATGAGATCAAATACTGATTTCTTTGTCATTTGGAGAAATTGTACACAGTATaatgttcttttgtttttgagtatTGGAGTTTGGTTTCAGTGTAAAGTGACATTGTCAGGTTCCTTAAATTCAGGTCACTTGCTGACattggtggaaagtaactaagtaaagtactgtactgaagtacaatttgaagtacttgtactcaTATACTGTACTTCCAGTTCCTTAATGTAACACTGAAAGGACACTTTTTACATACTTTTGCTCTAACCAAATTTTGATTGCAGGGCTTTTACTTTTAACAGTGcatttttacactgtgataATGTTATTTTGCTTACGTAAGAATCTGAgaactttttccaccactggttacTGTGATGACTGTATGCTACAGCAGCGTCAGCGTCCAAATCTTGTAATCCTCCACTGATGCCATCATAAACAAGACCATGAACAAAATAATACCACTTCATTATCATGAGGTCAACTTAGCAGCATTAATTACCAACGTCAACCCACTGAAAGCACCACTCAGCGGGGATATTGGTGTTGCTATAAACAAGACCTGGGAAATGATGCAAGTGATGTATTTATCATTCAAGATAGGTAACATATTCATGTATGTTGTATATGAAAGTTAGCAGCTGGTGTGACAATGCAAATGACTAATGCTGTGGTGCACATTAAAGGAGTTTTGTAAAAGTctagtagttttttttttttttttgttttttttttccccacattttggTGGTTGAACCCTAATTCCCTAAATTTGCTGAGTGCATGAGTTATTGTTTATTGCATTACATCAGAGGGGAAATTAAAGATGAAGACAGATAAACAAGCTCTTGATTTTAAACGTTTCGTCCTCAGACATGAAGGATAACCACAAATGCGGAGTGACTAGAATGATGTAACGTGACTGCAGAGCCATAGTCCTACATTGAACGCAAACACTGCTAAAACTATTTCGTTAACTTTTTCAGAGACCGCGTGGTTTATTTGGTTGCGCACAATTAATGTTAAATGTTCGGATAAACCTCAAAATGACTATAATCTACTTGAAATATCTGATATATCAGAGGTAATGCTTAGTCATAGATAAGTGCCAGGTGGATTTTTCTAATCAAATCTGTAAATTCCTTctgacatgaacacaacatAGCTGCCGTACGGAACGTAAACACCtctcacaggctgctgctgcttgcctCAAGCTAAGCTAGCAAGGCAGCTACGCTTTCAACACGAGTGAGAGGACGGCCGTAGCAAGTTAGCATAAACAACCAGTCTTTGTGTAGGAAAGGTTAGCGTACtacattttctttaaatggCTAAAACTCCTGTAGTGACTGTCTGACTTGTAGACAACACATGTGGGAGAGACGTTAAAGCTGCTTCTCCCAGCGTCTCGTATTCTCTCTTTTCAAGATGTCAGCTTTCTCTGAGGCGGCTTTAGAAAAGAAATTATCCGAGCTTAGCAACTCACAGCAAAGTGTGCAGACGTTGTCGCTATGGCTCATTCACCACAGAAAACACTCGAGGACCATTGTCAATGTTTGGTTCAACGAACTGAGAAAAGGTAAGGTTGACATGAGCTAGCTAGTTCCCCATAATACAGACCGCTAACACGATTGTTGAAGTCTCAAACAAGTTTAGCCTCTGGCTGCAGGAGCTGTCTGCAGTGTTACTGTGAATTTCAATGTAATTTAGTTAACGTTAAAGTTGTTAGCTGACGCCGGACAACTTTGGAACAATACAGCTGTAAAGGTTTGACTCATCAGCGTTGGCTAACACGGAAACCACGTTATCTACGCCGTCCTACgttagtctgtgtctgtgttagcCATGTTAAGACTAATAAAGTTAGTCTGGAAATTGACGCTGGGGTCTCACAATGTGTGCTACATAATGGTATCCTTCGTAAACAAGATAATGGTAGTCTCCCAATAGTTCAGCCCTGATATGAGGCCGTCCTAGTATGTCCTAAAGTGCTATTCAGGAGGCCAGAataacaacaacgacaacaacaacaacaacaacaacaataatgaatgctaatgttgctccacaTCTGTGAGATGTGTAAGTATGCAAAGTGTTGGTTAACATGCTTGCCATAACACTCTAATAGGTGATAACAtattaatgttgtgtttacagcttgctCTACTGCCCCCCGGTGGCCAAGGAATTGatcaatgcagctttaataatTTGCTAATAATTCATAATCACAAAATGACAGCGTGAAAATAAATGTACGATGTGAAAGGGGGTTGTTTGTACAGGGAATTACGACTGCAGCTCCGCTCGGCTTGGCTGAGCCGCATAGCGAATTTCAGCTCATTGATAAACTGTCAGGCCTGTGGTTTCATTCTGAATACTCTCATAGTGTTCTTTTCAAGCGCAGGAGGCAtctgttttcaatgaaaaagctctaaaacccCACTTAACACTACATTTTAAGCAccaaacacaagacagacactGTTAGCTAGttgcaactagctggtgaacacagtggagcctTAGCTGCAAAAGAGCCActtatttccctcaggagttggtggagaccaaaaacagagttaaaaagCAGTGAATACTGACCAGGTGGACACGACTTCAAGTGAATGATAATGCTGTTCAGTAACCTCTAATAGCTGTCTGTTACAATGTTTGCTTTACAGACATGAAAGAAGATACTGTCAATGTTGTTTCCTCTCATAATGAACATTCAACACCTAAAACGGGTGGGTCAGGCAGTCCTGGGTCAGGATGATCAACAGCTTAACCTCAAATGTGATCAGTTGGCCAGTGCTATTCATGCTAGTTCGATACTCTAGTTACTGTTGTTTGAAGCTCCTGGGATGGGCGTGAATTTCCTCTGGGATGACAGAAAACTTGAACTAGACCAAAAGTGATTTCTCAAGCCTGATCTAAGTTTAAAATATGCTATGTTGACAACAACATATTGACTACTAAACACATCGTGAGCCGTTATTTCCAATATCAATTTGACATTCAATATACAATTTGATTTTTGGctcattgtcactgtgtgttcgTAATAATCTCTAAAACATCACATGTGACACTATTTAAAAGGGTCACTGCCGAAAGGAATCCCGAAAGTGTTAAACATTGCTGTGTGATTGTGTAATGTGAGGACTGGCCTATGGATTTGTAGCCATTCAAAGCATGTCAGATGGAAGGTATAGATCTCTAACCTGCCATTGATTACTGTAAGAAAACTTAACCACCTTGAGTCATAGCAGTGAAATATATTCCCTAGTTCTAGTGTAAGTGTATAACTGAGCTGATGTGGATATTTATTGGAATTACTTTTAAAAAGCATGTTGTATAGATCAGTTATTGCTGTAGTTGTAGCTAATCCCTCTATTTTTCGCtgtccactttgctgctgtaatactggaaatttccccactgtgggactaataaaggattatcttatcttatcttatcttaatagTGGCACGCCTTTCCTTAGGGAGCTAGTCAACAACCTAATGATATCTCAAGTGGATGTTGTATTTTAGGAGCTTGCCTGAGGACTGAAAGGGAGTGTGCAATGTTAACAGCAGCAGGGATAGAGATAGCACATTTCTCTGGAGCTTTATGTTTAGCTCAGTGTTGAGTGTGACCTgtcaaaaacagcaaagacacatgtgcatgtgtgatgtgaCTGTGCCATGAAATACATGTTGGTGGATAAAACCCAAGCAGTGCGAATATTACATGTGAAATAAAATCCTGAATGAACGAGGGTTTGACTAAATGTTAGTGGCTAGATTTTGTTCTTAGATATGATTGATAGCTGTCTGTACCATTTTTAATCTAAACTGGTCTGGCTTGGTGGGAAAGACATGGGtttgctttcacactgtgatcatcttgtagtttttttttatgtcaattGATGATGTGCTCTCCATAAATCAAAACACACCCTTTGTGCACTGAAACTCACTGAGGTGCTTAAAGTTCAGTCTTGTAAATCCTAACCAAGTGCCTCACTGTTATGTCTATGTACATTTGAATGCATGCAGCTCAGGTATCACGCAAGCTGACCTTCCTTTACTTGGCCAACGATGTCATTCAAAACAGCAAGAAGAAAGGACCAGAATTCACCCAGGACTTTGCACCGGTCATCGTTGATGCATTCAAACATGTTTACAGGTCAGACTTTATATTACAAATCATTAGTAAGTCTGCCTCATCTAAAATTTGGTAAATGGTTAAGGAAAATgcagcacagtacagtacaataCAAGAATTTGTAGTCAAGATTAGCACAAGAGAATTGCAGCTAAATATTTGATTTACGTCACTTGGACTACCAAACATGTTGATATATATGTTCACGTTGGAATAAGTTCCTCTGAAGAACTAATCGCATTGTTTCCTGTATCGTTCAGCCCGAACACCAGCTGAATTTCACAAAGCTGTTGAAAGCATCCATGTCtgttctgtcttgtgttttcccGTCCAGAGATGGTGATGAGGGCTGTAAGAAACAGCTGGGTCGAGTTTTATCCATCTGGCAGGAGAGAGCTGTGTATGAGAACAACCTGCTGGATCAGCTCTCACAAGTCCTGTGTAAGTTCACACAACACTAAGCTGCACCTGCACGGGCTTCTCAGCAGTGCTCAGCATCCACCTGATTCCACACAGGTTTGGACAGAATGCAGccattttcaaacaaactgtttactgacagtgcTTTTATGAGGCGTTCAAAAACTCAAATGAAACGGAAACGTGacgttttctgtcttttcttgtaCATCCTAGATGGAGAAAAGAAGACTAAGAAGAGGTCATATGAGGAGATCCAACCAGATGATGAGGACTTTGCTTCCCAAAGCTCCCCAGCCGAGCCCCCACAGGTGCTGCCTACAGAAATAGTGTAGCCATAAATACAGGATGTTAATACAATGATACTTTTTACCACATAGAGGTAATTTACAGTCACCACAGCTGCCTCTGGATGGATTTGTTGTTACACCTCCTTTCTCTTCTGCTTCTCTGATATTGTTCATATTTGACACATACTTATGCCAACTACTCATTTACTGTACCTTCTTCCTTTACCTCTCTCCCGtctttgctcctctctcctcccttccctgCTCATCCTTTCTCTGCCTTAGACAGCGGAATTAATCCGAGCTTTGCAGGAGCTGGAAAATGCAGCCTCTGGCGACTCAGTGCTGCGTCAGCGCATCTCTTCCCTTCCTGCTGAGGTGCAAGACACGTCGCTGCTTCATAGGATCACAGGTAGGAGACGGACACGGCAGACTgttgtatactgtatgtacacacacaaacacaaatataagACTCAAGGTATGAACCCTGTGTGTTAACCCAGGTGTTcttcatcaatcaatcaatatcaatattcctttatttgtcccgcgaggggaaatttcagaatacagcagcatcagtaaagattagtaaagattaatataagaagtgcaatgcagattagaaacaaaacagtatatacaagagagtgaggatttaaatacaaataaaaagaaagaaattgtaaaaaaaaaaaaaaaaaaaaaaaattgtaagaaattgcagatcgtatttacagattgttatgtacatgtattattgcacagcttattgtccagactattgcactgattacttggggttgtttttattgctctgtgtgtgttcccatAAAAAAGGACCTTACCCCTACAGgatgaacaaataaaacaaatgcatacCTAAACCTTTAATGTATGTTGGCTACTTTGTTATTGATGTGGGTGAGAGAGGAATCTGATGAGAAGacacaccaaacaaacacacacacacacagacacacgcatgcacacatagaTACATCAGAGTTGACTGCTGAGTAACGTAGAGTGGATGATGTTTTTATATTCAAAGATTGTTCACTGACCCTTACAAATGTTTTACTTCTCTCTGTGTGGAAAACTGTATCTTCATTTCATTGATGTCATTTAACCACTAAACCATTAAAAGGCTGCAAAGCGTAGTGCCCTGACACTCACCTCGACATactgaggtgcccttgagcagaACATTGAAACtacaaagataaaaaaaaggctgaaatgtcTCCATCTACCAGAGGAATCCATGTTTGATTTACCAGTGATTGTACAGTAGTTGTTTACATTGTACCAGTATCGATGGACAACCGATTGACCTCCAGTTGAAGCGTCTGGTTATGTTTAAGCATTGCGCTCTGCTCTGGTGTCTGTGCTGTAGATAAGGAATCGGGGGAGCGGCTTTCCCGGCTGGTGGAGGAGGCCTGCATGCTGCTAGCAGACTACAGCGGCCGCTTGGCGGCAGAGATTGACGACAGGAGGCAGCTCACACGCACACTAACCATCTTCCTGCAAAGTCAGAAGGACGGCCTGGCCCAGAATGAGCAGAAACTTGAAGTGCGTAAatcactttttcctctttcaatcACTgattgtttatgtgtgtctgacTCACTTTTGTGTCATTATTTTCGATTTTCCGTGTTGATCCGTCTGTGTAGCCGTGCATTCACACATGTAGTGTCTGTCAACATTTTGAACTAACATTTATTTCCGTGTATTTCAGCATGTTGCATACTTGGGGTGCCTGTTGTGTTGCTGAATCAGACTGTAGATTTCGGTTTGAGTGTTAGGCCTGCTGCCGTTACAACATGCTCTTTTATCCTTTGTCATTTAACTCTGTTCAATCTCAACTCACTGTGCACTTAATTCCCGCAAGGTAAGTATCTACCAGAATAATTGATGTTGAAAACTTGTGCTTCACTACAGACTTTCTTGTTTCCTCACAGCCATCCTTAATAACTGTCCAGCCTTTATCCACAGGACACCAAGAGGATAATGCTTTTCATATTTGTGTCTTCACTCCGTCAAGTCttgttgtaataaaaaaaatgaaaataaaaagtaaaactgattttgtgagtgattttattttgctgtaaCTTGCAGCTCCTGGTGGTACATTCATCGAACAAAGTGTGTTTCAGTAATCATCTGTAATGACAGCATTTAATGCTAGTTACACGCTCATGGTCATATTAAGGCCAACCATAATGTTCTTATAcaccaaaccaaaaccaaaaagagACAGCAGATTTTATGAATCTTAGTATAGAGCAGGATTATTTCACCTGCTAACACTTGTGATGTCAGTGGAAGCCTTTGAAGCTTCCTGTGGTCTGAGGAAATGTGTTCTTGCACAACATGCTTGCATCAGCTGTTCGGCAGACATGCACAATAAGCACATACGTGCAGCAAAGATGAAACATTTGACTGACACCTCATGTTACTACATCTTTAAGGGGTGAAAAATTGGTGCATATACATGAGTTGTCACAGCTGCTCATTTCTTTATGGGCCACTGGGATATATTTTAACAAGTTCTCTGCAGTCTTGTTAGTCGTATTGAATCTAAAGAGTGAAATAAAGCTAAGTTGTTGAACCTTTGCTTAGTATATTCTTTAAATTGATTGGAGGTGGAAGGTTATTTTTGATGACCTTTATAGATGAATGTGAAAGTAAACGAGTTACAAAGTTAGTCATAAACCTGAgggaaaagttttttttttaaatgttgtcatACAGTCAGTGCATTGAGAGAAGGCAGAGGAAAAGGGGCTGCAAGCGACGTGCTCACACACCCTTTTTCACATAcgtggtgttttatttttcagatgagCCGTGTTTGATGGAAGTATTTAACCTGAGATGTAATGAACAATACAACACAAGGTTATCATATCTGCGACATTAATTTAAATCCCCCAAATATTGCAGCTGagtcattaaaacaaacaaacaaacaaacagtcactCATTCTGACTCTAAGTGATTTGAGCTCTGACGGACGTTTTCCACTGTGGACTTTTTCAGGAATACAAACGCAAACTGGCGAGGGTGACCCAGGTCCGCAAGGAGCTGCGTTCACGCCTGAACAATCTTCCGGGAGGACTCTACAACTCTTCAGACTGACTGAAGCTTCACCTCCTGATCAGACACCTTCCCCTCCTGCTACTGAAACTCAACAGATCTCTTAGATATTTGATCCGTGACATTGCCATAAGCCTCAGTTTGGAAACTGTCTGTGTGGTGACCTGTGGTTCTCGGTCTGTCTTCAACAGATTATTTATCCACATGGCTTTTATTAACAGTCTTCTTTTCCTTGTCTGTGAATTCACCTCGTGCTGTATGTTATCGGTATGTTGTAAATTAAGGTTTATAATGCCTCTCAGGCTTTGGCCCCTGCCCATCTAACTTTTACAGCTTTAAAGTGGCATGGGTGATGCTGGtgtgatatttttgtatttatagtGACTTAAGATAATGCACCAGACTCTATCCCCTTAGTGTGATCATTCATAATGATTTATCTCAtcactttgttttacttttgcTGTAGATGCATCTGTCGAACTCTCTGTTATAGATCATTTCCACAGTTATTTCAACTGGATCGATGTTTTATGCAGTGTGATGATGGACTCTGAAGAGAACTTGGGAAATCATTAGGAAACCATATTCTGAAGCTGAAGGAAGCCTGAAAGCAAATCAAAATGTGTAATTATCATTTACATGAAGCCTCTTTGTCAGAGGGGTGTGTGAATCATTGGTCAGTGTACATATTCAAATTTGCATGTAAATATGATGGGAGTTATACCTGTAAGTGCTTACGAGTCATATCCATGTCACGGCTTGCGGAATGGTTAGGATGGAAAGGGGTCCATTGTCTTGTTTACTGTATAATACTGCTTCCTAGATTTCTCCTAAAGTCTACTGAATGCCATGCAGATGCCTCACACAGCTTGATAGGTGCCCCCAGGTTCCAAAGCCAGACttgagctgtttgtttttgtacataTGGAGCAAATTCTTCTTAGAaccaaataaacagaaaatgtacaATCTTTGTAGTCCTTTCTGACGTTTGAGTGCAGGTGAGGTCCTGGCCAACAGGGGGCGTGTCCACCAAAATGTGCACGTTTTCTGCGGGGTGTCCAAGGGCGCTGCACAATCACACAGGAAGTACAAATAATCAATTTTTCCACTGTCGTCAAATGTAAACAAGTAGCCGAAAGACACACAATAATGTCAAATACACTGCCTGACCGACAAAAAAGTCGCCACCAAGAAAAAAGGGTCACACACTATATAGTATTTAATTGCACCGCCTTTAGCTTTGATTACGGCACGCATTCGCTGTGGCATTACTTCGATAAGCTTCTGCTACGTCAGAAGATCTATTTCCGTCCAGCGTTGCATTAATTTTTCACCAAGATCTAATATTGATGGTGGGAGAGTCAGACCACTGCGCAAAGCCTTCTCCAGCACAGCCCAAAGATTCTCAATGGGGTtcaggtctggactctgtggtggccaatccatgtgtgaaaatgatgtctcATGCTCCCTGAACCACTCTTTCACAGTGTGAGCCCGATGAATCCTGGCATTGTCATCTTGGAATATGCCCGTGCCATCAGGGAGGAAAAAATCCATTGATGGAATAACCTGGTCACTCAGTATATTCAGGTGGTCAGCTGACCTCATTCTTTGGGCACATAATGTTGCTGAACCCAGACCTGACCAACTGCAGCAACCCCATATCAATGCACTGCCCCCACAGGCTTGTACAGTAGCTACTTGGCATGATGGGTGCATCACTTCATCTGCCTCTCTTCTTGCCCTGATGCGACTATCACTCTGGAACAGGGTAAATCTGGACTCATTAGACCACATGACCTTCTTCCATTGCTCCAGAGTCCAATCTTTATGCTCCCTAGCAAACTGAAGCCTTTCTTTCCCCGATTAGCCTCACTGATTTGTGGTTTTCTTAAGGCTACAGAGCTGTTCAGTCCCAAACCCCTGAGTTCCCTTCGCATTGTGCGTGTTTCTCTTACTTTCACTGTTAAACATAGCCCTGagttctgctgttgtttttctacgATTTGATTTCGCCAAACGTTTAAGTGATTTTCTTTCGACCACATTTCTTCCCACTATCCTTCCAGTTTTTAATAATGCGTTGGACAGTTCTTAATCCAATTTTAGTAGTTTCTGCAATCTCCTTAAACGTTTTCTCTTCTCGATGCATGCCAATGATTTGACTCTTCTCAAACAGACTAACATCTTTTCCACGAACACCGGATGTATCTTTCGACATGGTAGTTTAGGAAATGAGAAGCTACTCATTGCATCAGTTGGGGTTAAAACACTTGTTGCCAGCTGATCGATAATCGTCCATGCAGTAGTTATCCAATAGGAAACTCTTACCCATTTGCTAGCATAACACCGCGAATTGCTAGCTAACAGTGTAACTCTGACAGTACTATTTCCATCGGCTTGGTCGCGTTCGCAGACGTTAGCTAGTTAAATGTTTGCTAAGATAAACTACTAGCGGGTTCTTGAAACGGTAACGTTAACGCAAGTCTAAAACATTCTACGATGGATACTATCGAAACACCATACGACGAGGACGCTGCATTTATTGAATGCAGGGTAAGCTAGCTAACCTTAGCTTACATACGCTTAGCTTAcatgctagctaacgttagcttacaTGCACTGAATGAAGTTGGCGACTGCAAGGTTGGAGACCGAAATGCAGCGTGGCTCTTTCATAACGTTTAGTGAATGTGTACACTCATTTTCAGATTATTTTGGAACACCTAGTTAAACCTAATGCAGTCCAAAACAGCAGACCTGAGAGGAAGTAGTTTGCGTTGCTGTTGACCAGGACTGCGTTATATTAAGACACATTGCCATTGTATCACTCCCGTTTACAGCTATGAGGATAGACTAAATACCGCTTTAGTTTATCGATATGTACCAAATAAGCTGGCAATATCATACCATCGTTCGTCGCCGTGATACTGATCGATTAATGATCTCTGTTTTAATCCAGGTCTGTGATAAATCCATAAGAGGCGAGACCTTGTACAAGATACACCTGACTACACCAGGACATATAAAGGTACACCGTAC encodes:
- the LOC143335312 gene encoding regulation of nuclear pre-mRNA domain-containing protein 1A-like isoform X1; the protein is MSAFSEAALEKKLSELSNSQQSVQTLSLWLIHHRKHSRTIVNVWFNELRKAQVSRKLTFLYLANDVIQNSKKKGPEFTQDFAPVIVDAFKHVYRDGDEGCKKQLGRVLSIWQERAVYENNLLDQLSQVLYGEKKTKKRSYEEIQPDDEDFASQSSPAEPPQTAELIRALQELENAASGDSVLRQRISSLPAEVQDTSLLHRITDKESGERLSRLVEEACMLLADYSGRLAAEIDDRRQLTRTLTIFLQSQKDGLAQNEQKLEVRKSLFPLSITDCLCVSDSLLCHYFRFSVLIRLCSRAFTHVVSVNILN
- the LOC143335312 gene encoding regulation of nuclear pre-mRNA domain-containing protein 1A-like isoform X2: MSAFSEAALEKKLSELSNSQQSVQTLSLWLIHHRKHSRTIVNVWFNELRKAQVSRKLTFLYLANDVIQNSKKKGPEFTQDFAPVIVDAFKHVYRDGDEGCKKQLGRVLSIWQERAVYENNLLDQLSQVLYGEKKTKKRSYEEIQPDDEDFASQSSPAEPPQTAELIRALQELENAASGDSVLRQRISSLPAEVQDTSLLHRITDKESGERLSRLVEEACMLLADYSGRLAAEIDDRRQLTRTLTIFLQSQKDGLAQNEQKLEEYKRKLARVTQVRKELRSRLNNLPGGLYNSSD
- the LOC143335312 gene encoding regulation of nuclear pre-mRNA domain-containing protein 1A-like isoform X4 → MAHSPQKTLEDHCQCLVQRTEKSKKKGPEFTQDFAPVIVDAFKHVYRDGDEGCKKQLGRVLSIWQERAVYENNLLDQLSQVLYGEKKTKKRSYEEIQPDDEDFASQSSPAEPPQTAELIRALQELENAASGDSVLRQRISSLPAEVQDTSLLHRITDKESGERLSRLVEEACMLLADYSGRLAAEIDDRRQLTRTLTIFLQSQKDGLAQNEQKLEEYKRKLARVTQVRKELRSRLNNLPGGLYNSSD
- the LOC143335312 gene encoding regulation of nuclear pre-mRNA domain-containing protein 1A-like isoform X3, whose amino-acid sequence is MAHSPQKTLEDHCQCLVQRTEKSKKKGPEFTQDFAPVIVDAFKHVYRDGDEGCKKQLGRVLSIWQERAVYENNLLDQLSQVLYGEKKTKKRSYEEIQPDDEDFASQSSPAEPPQTAELIRALQELENAASGDSVLRQRISSLPAEVQDTSLLHRITDKESGERLSRLVEEACMLLADYSGRLAAEIDDRRQLTRTLTIFLQSQKDGLAQNEQKLEVRKSLFPLSITDCLCVSDSLLCHYFRFSVLIRLCSRAFTHVVSVNILN